In Ovis canadensis isolate MfBH-ARS-UI-01 breed Bighorn chromosome 11, ARS-UI_OviCan_v2, whole genome shotgun sequence, one genomic interval encodes:
- the AIPL1 gene encoding aryl-hydrocarbon-interacting protein-like 1: MDATLLLNVEGIKKTILHGGTGDLPNFITGARVTFHFRTMKCDEERTVIDDSKQVGHPMHIIIGNMFKLEVWEILLTSMRVSEVAEFWCDTIHTGVYPILSRSLRQMAEGKDPTEWHVHTCGLANMFAYHTLGYEDLDELQKEPQPLIFIIELLQVEAPSQYQRETWNLNNHEKMQAVPILHGEGNRLFKLGRYEEASNKYQEAIVCLRNLQTKEKPWEVQWLKLEKMINTLILNYCQCLLKKEEYYEVLEHTSDILRHHPGIVKAYYVRARAHAEVWNEAEAKADLEKVLELEPSMRKAVQRELRLLENRLEEKREEERLRCRNMLG; this comes from the exons ATGGACGCCACTCTGCTCCTGAATGTGGAAGGGATCAAGAAAACCATTCTGCACGGGGGcacaggggatctccccaacttcATTACTGGAGCGCGA GTGACCTTTCATTTCCGAACCATGAAATGTGACGAGGAGCGGACGGTGATAGACGACAGCAAGCAGGTGGGCCACCCCATGCACATCATCATTGGgaacatgttcaagctggaggtCTGGGAGATCTTGCTGACATCCATGCGGGTCAGCGAGGTGGCCGAGTTCTGGTGCGACACCATC CACACAGGGGTCTACCCCATCCTGTCCCGGAGCCTGCGGCAGATGGCGGAGGGTAAGGACCCCACGGAGtggcacgtgcacacgtgtggcTTGGCCAACATGTTTGCTTACCACACGCTGGGCTACGAGGATCTGGATGAGCTGCAGAAGGAGCCTCAGCCACTGATCTTCATaatcgagttgctgcag GTCGAGGCCCCGAGCCAGTACCAGAGGGAGACCTGGAACCTGAATAACCATGAGAAGATGCAGGCGGTGCCCAtcctccatggagaaggaaaccgGCTCTTCAAGCTGGGCCGCTACGAGGAGGCCTCCAACAAGTACCAGGAAGCCATCGTCTGCCTGAGGAACCTGCAGACCAAG GAGAAACCCTGGGAGGTGCAGTGGCTGAAGCTGGAGAAGATGATCAACACGCTGATCCTGAACTACTGCCAGTGTCTGCTGAAGAAGGAGGAGTACTACGAGGTGCTGGAACACACTAGCGACATCCTCCGGCACCACCCAG GCATCGTGAAGGCCTACTATGTGCGGGCCCGGGCTCACGCCGAGGTGTGGAATGAGGCGGAGGCCAAGGCGGACCTGGAGAAAGTGCTGGAGCTGGAGCCGTCCATGCGGAAGGCGGTGCAGAGGGAGCTGAGGCTGCTGGAAAACCGCCTGGAGGAGAAACGCGAGGAGGAGCGCCTGCGCTGCAGGAACATGCTGGGCTAG